The stretch of DNA GGAGAGACAGAGGGTACAGCTTGCAATATTCTATCTGTATCACTCATATTCTTAGCTTTAAAAACAATCTTATGCATCGCACCAGGCTGAACAGTTACTCGCTGAGCTTCTGCCGATACCTTAAATGGTGCCGCTCCCTGAATATGAGTAATAAAACCCACATCAACTAATCGCTCGCTATCCACTGTTGTACTTTGCTCTGCTTCTTCTAAAGAAGGTTTGCCGTTTAGACCAGTAATGTCACAAAACACGTCATATAAAGGAACAAGTGCAAATGCAAATGCAAACATTCCTGCACATGTGACAAGTAATTTTGTTAACAGCTTTTGGTGTAAAGAAGCCATTATTTTATCACCG from Pseudoalteromonas ulvae UL12 encodes:
- a CDS encoding cytochrome c oxidase assembly protein, which translates into the protein MASLHQKLLTKLLVTCAGMFAFAFALVPLYDVFCDITGLNGKPSLEEAEQSTTVDSERLVDVGFITHIQGAAPFKVSAEAQRVTVQPGAMHKIVFKAKNMSDTDRILQAVPSVSPGLAAKYLHKIECFCFNQQPLSAGEVADLPLMFYVDTALPLKFEEITLSYTVFDISEQIQQAVTASTKETVNETRI